The DNA region TTGAAGTAGAAACGCCTTTCTCCGCACATCAAGATAAATCTTCTTCTGTTGAAGTTTCTTCATCTTCAGAAGAGAGACCTTTTCGTCGAAAAAGTAGATACCCCCTAAACTCTCGAAATCGGTCTTTCAAAGACAGAAAACGAGAAGATTCAAAACCCTTACCTCCAGCCCAAGAAAAAGAACTGCTTCCTTCTTCTGAGCAACAAGAGGAAAAATCCAAACCTACTCCTTCCCACCAAGCAAAAGAGCATAAAGCCCCTTCTATTCCTAAATCTTCCGAAACTTCAGAGGGCGTTCGTAAAGGATGGTGGCAAAGGCTCCTTGATTAAAAAGAATTCTAAAAATTTTAAAAATGCCAGTTTATTATGAGAGTTAACCTTATATCTACTGGCATTTTTTTATAGCAAAAGAAAGATGAGATATTAACGCCTTTTTCCCTTTAAAGAACATGTATTAAAGACAAAAGTTTTTGAATACTTCCTTAAAAAAACTTATCTTTAGAAAAACGCTCTCTTTCCCTTTGTTTTAAGAAAAAAATCTGACATACTAACAAAAAAAATAAATCTTTTAAAAAGGAAGCTTTTTATGAATTCTCTGTTTTGCGTTTTAACCCTTCAAAAATTTCGATGTTTTTTAGGTGCTTTTTTCTTCTTTTTGATAGCAGCACTCACATTGGCGCCAGAGGTATGGAGTGTCTTTGATTTTAAAAAAGGGGTTGTTATTAGAGATAGCGAAACAGAACATATGCTCAAAGCTTATATTGATCCTCTTTTTAAAGTTGCAGGCCTCAAACCAGGTGAAGAAAAAATTATTATCATTATTGACCCAGAAATGAACGCTGCCGCCATGGCAGGTCAAATGATGATTATTAACACTGGTTTTTTGCTGCAATCAAAGACGGTCTGGGATGTGATCGGGGTTCTTGCCCATGAAACAGGCCATATTGCTGGAAATCATATTTCCAGACGGGAAGATAGCTTTCAGAAAATTTTAAATCCTGCTCTTTTAACGGGGCTTGTCGGAACAGCTGCCGGTCTTTTTTTAGGAGGCATTGAAGGAGGCGCTGCAGCGGCTCTTGGTGCAGCTCAAATTGCAGAAAGAAGCCTTCTTCAATACAATAGAGGGCAAGAAGCTTCTGCGGACCAATCTGCATTGCGTTACCTTAATGAACTCCATTGGAGCCCTCAAGGCCTCCTCAATACATTTGAAGAGCTCTCGGGGCAAGAACTTCTCCTCACAAACAATCAAGATCCTTATGTAAGAACCCACCCCCTCACGCAAGAACGTCTTGATACCATGAAGCGGGCTGTTGAAAACTCTCCTTATAAAAATGTTTCTCCGCCGGCACATTTTGAAGAAATGTTTAAACGTGTTCATGTAAAACTCTTCGCATTTCTGTCGCCCCCCGCTCAAGTTTTAAGCAAATTTTCAGAAAAAGATCAAAGTTTAGAAGCACATTATGCAAGATCGATTGCTTACTTAAAACTCAATCAAACAAACAATGCGCTTAAAGAAATCAATATTCTTCTGCATGACTTTCCAGAAGATCCTTTTTTCCTAGAAATGAAAGGCCAAATTCTTTTTATGGCAGGTCGCATCCAAGAAGCCATTCCTCCTTATGAGAAAGCCGTTTCCTTAAGACCTGAAGATGCGTCTTTAAAACTTGCATTTGCTCAAACGCTCCTTGAAGACCAAACCTCTCAGTTTCTCAAAAAGGCACGTGTCATTCTTGAAGAGGTTTTAACAAAAGATCCTGATGAAGCAATTGCATGGCGGCTTAAAGCCATCGCTTTAGGACGCGAAAATAAAATTGGCTTAGCCGCCTTAGCACTAAGTGAATATGCTTTGCGTGCCGGAGACATAAAACAAGCAACACTTCAAATTGAAAAAGCGCTTAAAAATCTTTCTAGGAAAGATCCTGCTTTCTTAAGAGCTCAGGATATTAAAAACACACTTGATTTACCTGTCATAAAAGATAAAATAACGCCTTAAAATAAAAACCCTCCTTTTTTTGTTGTTCTTACTTTGGAGATAAAATAAATGCCCTCTAAACTCTTGCTCTTGACTCTTTTAACAGCTGTGTCTGTCTTTAATTTCTTTTCCCAAAACGCCTTTGCAGACCAACCTTCAATGACTTCCTGCTCCCTTTCTTCTCAAGCAATTGAAAAAGCCGTTCTTAACCTTCTTGATAAAAATCCTAAAATTGTTTTAACAGCTCTTAAAAAAGCTGTAGAGCAAGAAGAAAAAGAAAAACTTCTCACGCAAGAACGACTTATCCAAAGCCATAAAGCAGATCTTTTAAAAGCCCACGCTTTTCTTCCAACTTCGGGAAACTCAAATGGGGATATTAAAATTGTTGCCTTTTTTGACTATCAGTGTGGCTATTGCAAAAAATCCGAGCAAACTCTTGCCGATGCTCTTAAAAAAGATCCCAATATCCAAATTATTTATAAAGAAATGCCCATTTTTGGAAAAGATTCTGAAATTCTAGCACAAATGGCCCTTTCTTCCCATTTACAAGGAAAATATGCGTGTCTTCACCATTCTTTTATGACGCATAAGGGCCCCTTGACTGAATCTGTAGGCTTGGATTTGGCCAAAAAATGTGATGTGGATCCCGTTAAATTACAAAAAGATATGAATTCTGAAAGCATTAAAAAAGTGGTCTCTCAAAATAAACAGCTTGCAGAAACGCTTCAAATAGAGGCCGCGCCTTTTTTCATTGTTGGTGAAAAAATTGTTCCTGGATACCTCTCTCCCGAGACACTTCAGAAAACGATTTCTGAACAAAGGAGACCTTCCAAATTGGCTCTCTCCTCGGAATCAGCGACGTAAATTATTTTTTAAAAGAAAAAAAGAATTTACTTTTACTAAAATCTTGACGTCTTCTTAAGAAAACGATACATCTGAGAGCTCTTAGTAAGGAAATTCTATGGCGGGCGTAGCTCAGTTGGTTAGAGCGCCAGATTGTGGCTCTGGAGGCCGTGGGTTCGAGACCCATCGCTCGCCCCATAAAATTTTAAAAAAGTTCTAATGACTAAACGATTCATTTCCATAGGTAATGTTTCTTTTTTTTAAAACATCCTCAAATGTGCTCATTAAATCAGATGTTATGTGAAAAAAAATTTTCTTATAACCGTTATAGCGCTAACTTAAAAGTTTTTGTGAAAGGATTCATTCTATGAAAAAAAGTATAAATATGTGAATCATGCTTGCAACTTCATTTTTCTCAATCGTTTCAGCTGAAAATTTTAATGGTATCTATGTCGGAGCCTCCCTCGGACCAAATATTTTTCAAAGCCATGCCTCTCAATCTCGCAGTGATAGTACCAATGGCAACAAAGTTAATACTGCGAATCATGCTGCAACACTTTTAAATTATGGTTTTTTGCAGGATATGGCGTCACAAAAGAAACCTTTTATTTAGGAGCCGATCTGAGTTTTACCCTCAATCAGGGAGAATCTAAAACAACAGAAGAAAATGGCAATGGAGTCGCAGGCGACTCTTCTATGATCAAAGAAGGGTATTCTTTTAATCCTACAATTCGTTTAGGAACACTAATTTCTCCCCAAATGTTACTCTTTGTTAAATTAGGCATTGCAGGAACACAAATAAAAGGATCCGTCACATCTACTAGTGGAGGTTATACAGAAACAAAAATCAAAAAAACATTATGGGGATATTCGATGGGATTAGGAGGAGAAATGTACGCGACAGAGAACATTTCAATTCGAGCGGATTATACATTTAACCTCTATCCAACCCAACATTTTAATGTCGCAACAGCAACTCCTGCAACCAATAAACAAAGCGTTAAAATTTCTCCAAGGGATAATATTTTCCGTCTAGGGCTTGCCTATAACTTTTAAAGCTTAAATCTCTATTGAGAAGAAAAAAAGAGGATAAATTCCTTCCTTAAACTATTTGTTGCTTAATCCATTCTAAAGAAATCGACTCTGTGACCAGCATGCAACATTTCTATTTTATTTATTTACTTTGAAATAGTTCAATTGACGGATATCTCTAAGATAAGATACCTTAAAATCAAAGGAGTAAGAAGTAGCCTACTTAGGATTATCTTCTCTTTCTAGCTTTTAAAAAGCTTTTTTTATGATACTCATTTAAAGGATTTTAACATGAAAAAATATCTTATTGCAGGCGCTGCATTCATTGCGTCTCTTTCCTCATCAGCTTTTGCTGCTAATTTCACAGGCCCTTATGCGGGTGTTGTACTTGGACCAAATGTGTTTCAAAGTGGATATTCTCAAAGTGCTGCAGCTAACGGGGGCGGCGCTACTAAAGCAAATTCCACCAATACACTTTTTAATTATGGCCTCGTTGCAGGGTATGGATCTACTTTTGGTCAATACTATGTTGGTGGAGAACTCACATTCTCAACACAAACTGGTGAAACAAAATACAATGCTACAAGTGCAGCCAATACTGGGAATGCATATGCAACGATTAAGGAAACCTACTCCATTAATCCAGTTGTTCGTCTCGGTGCCATGATTGCTCCAAAAACATTGGCTTTCGTAAAGCTTGGTGCTGCTGGAACTCAAATAAAGGTCAATGCTCAACCTTTCACCACACCTGCTCTCTCCACAACCTATAAAAAGACTTTGTGGGGTTACTCAATGGGTCTTGGCATGGAAACTCTTGTTACTGACAGTGTCTCTATTCGTGCTGACTTTACCCACAACATCTATCCAACCAAAACATTTACGATTGCAAATGGAGCGAATGCAACCAACCAAGGAAAAATTTCTCCACGGGATAACATTGTTCGTATTGGCGCTTCCTACCATTTTAGTCTCTAAATCGAGCCTAAAGTTGATTTTAAAAGCCCCTGATCTTCAGGGGCTTTTTTCATGCCTGAAATTTAAAACTTGAATTGGACGCCAACCCGAAAGGAAAAAGGCTCTCCTCTTATATTTGGATCAATTTGAGTCCGATATTGTGTATTTAATATATTTTTAAACTCTATATAAATTTTCTTTTGAGCATCCACATACCAATCAACTCCTGCATCAAAAATGGTAAAAGACGTTGGTTTTTTAATTTGCGTATTTTTATAATGTAAATATCGCCCCTTTAAAGAAAAAGAAACAGATTCTTGTGTCGCTGTTGATTCTTGTAACATATAAATCAAAGATCCAGTTGCTTTAAAAGGCGGTGTAAGGATCACAGGAGAAATTGCATTTTTTTTCCTCTTTAGATCAGTATAGGTAAACTCTCCTTGAAATGTGAGTTTTTTTCCAATCTTTGAAGCCCAAAAAGGCTCTATTCCTTGAGCACGATAAAGAGGTGCAGAAGCATAAAAAGTCTTTCCATTCTTCATCGTTCCGATGATGCTTTTTGAAAACCAGCGCTCAAAAAAACGAAGTCCTAGATCCGTCTGTGAAAAAGCCTCTTTTCTTAAAGTAACAGCTTGAAGGCCATAAGCTTTTTCAGGTTTTAAAGTAGGATCTCCCTGAGCATAAACATTGGATGCAAACAGTTCATAAAGAGAGGGATTTTTTTGAGCGAGATCAAAAGTTAAGCTATTTATGAGCTTTTCTGAGGTATATGAAATTCCTGTTTTAAACGCAAAAAGAGGAGAAGACTTTCTATTATTTTCTTCAACACGCGCGCCTGTTGTAAAGTCTAATTTTGGAAAAATTTCGGAAGTTTGTGATAAGAACCCATATTTAGAAAGGCGGCTTTTTTTAAATCCATTTTCATTAAACCCCTCTTGAAAGAGTCCTCCTCCCCCCATGAGCATGCATTTAGAATTTATAAAATGCGTAAGAGCATATCGTATTTCTTCACGTTCTCCTCTCGTTTTAATCATTGGAAACGCAAAAGAACGTCGAATTAAAAGACTCTCAGATATTCCAAAACGATGCATCGTATCTTTTGCTTCATTTTCAGTATACATACTTAAAGCCCCTAAATGGCTCCAGGTTGAAACATGCCCTTTTATGTCATAAAGATCTTGAAGCCGATCTTCGGTTTCTTTTAAAAAAAAAGAAGCGCTTGTTTTTTCTTTAAGTTGAAATTTTCCTTGTGCATCAAAAGAGATGGATTCGTAACCTATACGTTTACGCAAAAGAGGGCTTTTTCCAATTGATGCACCATCAGTCCTAAGCCCCATGCCTCCAATTTTTAGAGCACCCTTCTTGAAAGAAGTTCTTTGTCGCCCTTCTAAAAAAGCAAACCCATTTGAGCCACCTTCAACTCTTACCATTGAATCATAAGGTGTTTTCTTATCTAAAGAGGATGTAAATAATTTTATCGTCCCGCCCGTCCCAGCGGTCCCAACAGTTGGATCGTTCCCTTGAAACATTTCAATACCCTCAAAGGCGTCCATACCAAGTGTTGAAAAATCAAAAGTACCCGAGAGGCTTGCAGGATCATTTAGAGTTAAATCTTCCCACAAAACAAGCGTGCCAGAAGGGCGTCCCCCTGGAAAAGCAACAAAGGACGCACCGCCCAAACTCCCAGTTTCCAAAGAATTTAAAGCGGAAATATTTTCAAAGATCGTTTCAAAACGATGTTCATTCGAAAACCCATTCTCTTTTTTAAGAACACGAACATCATTTGATTTTTTTAAATAAAAAGGATTTTTATGAGCCCGGACAGACACAACAG from Pseudomonadota bacterium includes:
- a CDS encoding M48 family metalloprotease — translated: MNSLFCVLTLQKFRCFLGAFFFFLIAALTLAPEVWSVFDFKKGVVIRDSETEHMLKAYIDPLFKVAGLKPGEEKIIIIIDPEMNAAAMAGQMMIINTGFLLQSKTVWDVIGVLAHETGHIAGNHISRREDSFQKILNPALLTGLVGTAAGLFLGGIEGGAAAALGAAQIAERSLLQYNRGQEASADQSALRYLNELHWSPQGLLNTFEELSGQELLLTNNQDPYVRTHPLTQERLDTMKRAVENSPYKNVSPPAHFEEMFKRVHVKLFAFLSPPAQVLSKFSEKDQSLEAHYARSIAYLKLNQTNNALKEINILLHDFPEDPFFLEMKGQILFMAGRIQEAIPPYEKAVSLRPEDASLKLAFAQTLLEDQTSQFLKKARVILEEVLTKDPDEAIAWRLKAIALGRENKIGLAALALSEYALRAGDIKQATLQIEKALKNLSRKDPAFLRAQDIKNTLDLPVIKDKITP
- a CDS encoding DsbA family protein, translated to MPSKLLLLTLLTAVSVFNFFSQNAFADQPSMTSCSLSSQAIEKAVLNLLDKNPKIVLTALKKAVEQEEKEKLLTQERLIQSHKADLLKAHAFLPTSGNSNGDIKIVAFFDYQCGYCKKSEQTLADALKKDPNIQIIYKEMPIFGKDSEILAQMALSSHLQGKYACLHHSFMTHKGPLTESVGLDLAKKCDVDPVKLQKDMNSESIKKVVSQNKQLAETLQIEAAPFFIVGEKIVPGYLSPETLQKTISEQRRPSKLALSSESAT
- a CDS encoding outer membrane beta-barrel protein, whose protein sequence is MKKYLIAGAAFIASLSSSAFAANFTGPYAGVVLGPNVFQSGYSQSAAANGGGATKANSTNTLFNYGLVAGYGSTFGQYYVGGELTFSTQTGETKYNATSAANTGNAYATIKETYSINPVVRLGAMIAPKTLAFVKLGAAGTQIKVNAQPFTTPALSTTYKKTLWGYSMGLGMETLVTDSVSIRADFTHNIYPTKTFTIANGANATNQGKISPRDNIVRIGASYHFSL
- a CDS encoding TonB-dependent receptor; translated protein: MAFFFIKYVRPLGEKMDIKPSFRTLFYGSFLFFVSQEISATSSQPYPLFKMPVVSVRAHKNPFYLKKSNDVRVLKKENGFSNEHRFETIFENISALNSLETGSLGGASFVAFPGGRPSGTLVLWEDLTLNDPASLSGTFDFSTLGMDAFEGIEMFQGNDPTVGTAGTGGTIKLFTSSLDKKTPYDSMVRVEGGSNGFAFLEGRQRTSFKKGALKIGGMGLRTDGASIGKSPLLRKRIGYESISFDAQGKFQLKEKTSASFFLKETEDRLQDLYDIKGHVSTWSHLGALSMYTENEAKDTMHRFGISESLLIRRSFAFPMIKTRGEREEIRYALTHFINSKCMLMGGGGLFQEGFNENGFKKSRLSKYGFLSQTSEIFPKLDFTTGARVEENNRKSSPLFAFKTGISYTSEKLINSLTFDLAQKNPSLYELFASNVYAQGDPTLKPEKAYGLQAVTLRKEAFSQTDLGLRFFERWFSKSIIGTMKNGKTFYASAPLYRAQGIEPFWASKIGKKLTFQGEFTYTDLKRKKNAISPVILTPPFKATGSLIYMLQESTATQESVSFSLKGRYLHYKNTQIKKPTSFTIFDAGVDWYVDAQKKIYIEFKNILNTQYRTQIDPNIRGEPFSFRVGVQFKF